A single window of Zea mays cultivar B73 chromosome 10, Zm-B73-REFERENCE-NAM-5.0, whole genome shotgun sequence DNA harbors:
- the LOC103640729 gene encoding protein GRAVITROPIC IN THE LIGHT 1 has protein sequence MESPAPARSARAPATPTCTVPGLLVGLTKLLSLTKACAAPTPAADDGGREAAAAAATKPGHDPGPDPRLVLVRLFDAVSALKSGYVKLQRAHFPYDPDRVASADEAVASELDSVAALQCLCSSRRGIGPLVDDRWSLVQRLEAEARGRDADIAALGRELRRLQHDNARLSRRVVRSRNDDERRRTRLLLSVPKELTTPAALVSRFVAASRSVGDFAGLLHGAGTCASSSDDAVAEQARSWRRYAIEAHLWRAMLLVGTGGGDAGSSFHGIMKPRDALDALMQFPRSGLSAFCRAAYLAAVSPEAEAAACRNLDHRAFVSRGGHPRTRLYRAFAAAARSVWALRVLMAGCSESEQSGGGGDGVRMFYASRGSLYRAEFMESVPALGAEEDRRVETGEEKLSVAFTVTPGVKVGDTVVPCRVLLCRRREGFVRIR, from the coding sequence ATGGAGTCACCAGCGCCAGCAAGAAGCGCGAGGGCTCCAGCCACTCCAACATGCACCGTTCCGGGGCTCCTAGTGGGCCTCACCAAGCTGTTGAGCCTCACCAAGGCCTGCGCGGCTCCAACGCCGGCGGCTGACGATGGCGGCCgcgaggcagcggcggcggcggccacgaAGCCCGGACACGACCCCGGCCCCGACCCGAGGCTCGTCCTCGTGAGGCTGTTCGACGCGGTGTCGGCGCTCAAGTCGGGGTACGTGAAGCTGCAGCGGGCGCACTTCCCGTACGACCCCGACAGGGTGGCCTCGGCCGACGAGGCCGTGGCGTCGGAGCTCGACTCGGTGGCCGCGCTGCAGTGCCTGTGCAGCTCCCGCCGCGGGATCGGGCCGCTGGTAGACGACCGGTGGTCCCTGGTGCAGCGCCTGGAGGCCGAGGCCAGGGGGAGGGACGCCGACATCGCCGCGCTCGGGAGGGAGCTCCGGAGGCTGCAGCACGACAACGCCAGGCTGAGCAGGCGGGTCGTCAGGAGCAGGAACGACGACGAGCGTCGCAGGACGCGTCTGCTGCTCTCCGTGCCCAAGGAGCTGACGACGCCGGCGGCCCTCGTGAGCCGGTTCGTGGCGGCGTCCAGGTCGGTCGGCGACTTCGCGGGGCTGCTGCATGGCGCTGGTACCTgtgccagcagcagcgacgacgcagTTGCAGAGCAGGCGCGGTCGTGGAGGAGGTACGCGATCGAGGCGCACCTGTGGCGAGCGATGCTGCTCGTTGGCACCGGCGGCGGCGACGCCGGCAGCAGCTTCCACGGGATCATGAAGCCACGCGACGCGCTCGATGCCCTGATGCAGTTCCCACGCTCGGGGCTCTCGGCGTTCTGCCGGGCGGCCTACCTGGCCGCCGTGTCGCCGGAGGCGGAGGCGGCCGCGTGCCGGAACCTGGACCACAGGGCCTTCGTGTCCCGCGGCGGGCACCCGAGGACGCGGCTCTACCGCGCGTTCGCGGCGGCCGCGAGGTCCGTGTGGGCGCTTCGGGTGCTGATGGCGGGCTGCTCGGAGTCGGAGcagagtggtggtggtggtgatggtGTCAGGATGTTCTACGCGAGCAGGGGGAGCCTGTACAGGGCGGAGTTCATGGAGAGCGTGCCTGCCCTTGGCGCGGAAGAAGACCGCCGCGTGGAGACGGGTGAGGAGAAGCTCAGCGTCGCATTTACCGTGACGCCCGGTGTCAAGGTCGGCGACACGGTGGTGCCGTGCAGGGTACTTCTTTGCCGTCGCCGGGAGGGCTTCGTCCGGATCCGATGA